The Streptococcus respiraculi sequence CGAGCCCATTCCGATTCCTAGAAAATCATCTTTCGTTAATTGGTGCGTGTCAAATTGGTGCTGGATACTCTCAATAATATCTGGCACAATGTGACTACCTTCGTCTAAAATATTGGTCTTAATGGACCATTTTTCTTGGATTTCACCTTGTTCTGTTAGAATCGCAAATTTAACAGAAGTCCCACCAAGATCAATACCAATTATTTTCTTTGCCATAAGATACTCCTCATAAATTATTATTTCGCCTTATTATACCACATTGCAAAGGCTTGCACTACTTTTTACCGAAAAATATATAGTAAAACCAAAAATTGCAAATGCAAGAGAAACCGTCCCGCACTAAATAAGAAGGTATAGATAAACTGAGTTCCCTCTCTCGTGCCGTTATAAAGAAAGAGACTCGAAATCAGGGTGAATCCTAGAGCAAAGCCCATCATTTGTAGGGGATTGTAGCCTTGACTGTAGGAAATCAAGGTCACAAGCAAAAGTAAGCAAGCTCCTAGGGTCAGAACAAGGCAGAGACGGTTCATCCGCTTAGTCTTGAAATAGCTATAAGCTGCAGCTAGTAAGGTCACAATCAGATAAATCCCCATATAGACTACCATGATGATTTTCATATCAACTTGTCTCCTATCTTACTAACCTTCACTCAATTCACTGAGGTACTCATAGCGTTCATATTTTTCAAGTAGGGCTTCATTTTGCGCATCTAATTCCTTTTGCAAGTCTGATAGCCGTGTAAAGTCACTACCACAGGTCTGCATGGCTGCCTCGATTTCTGCTATGCTTTCTTCCAAGGTAGCAATATCCTCTTCAATAGTCGCCCATTCCTGCTTTTCAAAGTAGGACATGCGTTTTTGTTTATCACGCACCTTTTCCTGCTTTTCTTTTACAGGAGTCGTTGCAGTTGCTGCTGCAGAAGCTAGAAAGGCTTTTTCATCCAGATAATCCGTATAATTTCCAAAAAAGGTCCGAACCCCCTCCTCTTCAAAGGCTAAGATTTTGGTTGCTACCTTATCTAGGAAATACCGATCGTGGCTGACCGTGATGACGGGACCCGCAAAGCCTTGAAGAAAATGCTCCAAGACGGTCAAGGTCGCAATGTCAAGGTCATTGGTCGGCTCATCAAGTAATAAGACATTCGGTCGTTCTAACAAGATTTTTAAGAGATAGAGCCGTTTTTTCTCACCGCCAGACAGCTTTTGAATCAGTGTTCCATGGGTGTTGCGTGGAAAGAGAAACTGCTCCAAGAGTTCTGCAATCGAGACCATGCCTGAGTTGGTTTCAGCTTCTTCTGCCACTTCTTGAAGGAAGCTGATGACCCGCTTATTTTCATCCAATCCTTGGTTCTGCTGGGAGAAATAGCCGACGCGAATGGTCTCTCCTACAATCAATTGACCGCCTGTAGGCTGTATTTGACCTGCAATCAGATTGAGTAACGTAGACTTGCCTCTTCCGTTATCGCCGACAATCCCAATTCGATCTTTGTTTTGAACCAGCAAATCAAAGTGGCTTAAAATCGTCTTAGTCGGATAGGCAAAATCCACCTGCTTGAACTCGATGACTTTTTTTCCGATACGGCTGGTTTCAAAATTGATTTCCAGATTACTGTCATCACTCTTATGAGCCAAGTCCGACTTCAAATCATGGAAGCGATTAATCCGTGCCTGTTGCTTGGTTGCTCGTGCCTGAGGCTGCCTGCGCATCCAGTCCAATTCCTGCTTATACAACTGTTCTTTTTTGTGACGCAAAGCCGCATCACGCTCGTCCTGCTCGGCTTTCAAGCGAACATAGTCCTGATAATTTCCTTGATACTCGGTTAGGCTAGCGCGGTCTAGTTCAAAAATGCGGGTTGCCACATTATCCAAGAAATAGCGGTCATGGGTGATGAAAAGAACTGTCTTTTTAGCCTGTTTCAAAAAAGTCGTCAGCCACTCAATGGTCTCAATATCGAGGTGGTTGGTCGGCTCATCTAAGAGCAGTAAATCATCATCTCCTAATAAGACTTGTGCCAACTGAACTCGGCGTCGTAAGCCACCTGACAAATCTCCCACACGTTGGTTGGTATCGTTCAAGCCAAGTTTTGACAAAACAGTCTTAATTTGATGCTCAATTTCCCAAGCATTGAGAGCATCCATTTCTGTCATGACCTTCTCTAATCTTGTTTGGTTTTGCTCGCTATAATCTGCGACGAGGTGCTCGTACTGACGGATGAGCTCGATTTCCCGCAAGTCTGATGACAAAACTGTATCTAAAACCGTCTTGTCATCCTCAAACTCAGGCTCTTGAGTCAAATAGGCAATCGTATAGTCATTTTTCGTCCGAAAAGGAGACACATCACCATCAAACCCCAGCTTACCAGACAAGACATCCAGTAGTGTTGTTTTCCCTGTTCCATTGACCCCGATAATCCCGATACGGTCGTATTGATGAATGATAAAGGAAATAGCTGAAAAGACAGTCTTATCTCCGACTGACTTGCTTAGTTGTTCAACGATAAAATCACTCATTCTCTATCTTCTCCTTTAGAAAGGCCATGATTGGCGCAATCTCATTGGCCAAATCTCCCTCAACAATCGCATGCTCTACCTCATTTAGTAGGTGACCAAGAAGCGGTCCTGGTTTAATCTGGAAGGCCGTCATCACATCGTCCCCCTTGACCACAATCTCATGCTTATCGTGAATGGTCAAAGACTCATCAATCGTATCAATCAGCTCGTAATCAACAGCCAGTCCTTGAGCCTGTCTGACTTCTTCTACTAGATAGAGCAACTCCTTTCCATAACGATAGCAGGCCTGCTTGGTTACGGAATGTTGCTTACGCAAATGGTAAATCTCTACTAGCTTTATCACCGTCCGCTGAAAATCATTGCTGGTTTTCCAGTGCTTGAGAAAGGATTTGGTGTTTTTTATCTCCAGATAAGCCATCAAC is a genomic window containing:
- a CDS encoding ABC-F family ATP-binding cassette domain-containing protein: MSDFIVEQLSKSVGDKTVFSAISFIIHQYDRIGIIGVNGTGKTTLLDVLSGKLGFDGDVSPFRTKNDYTIAYLTQEPEFEDDKTVLDTVLSSDLREIELIRQYEHLVADYSEQNQTRLEKVMTEMDALNAWEIEHQIKTVLSKLGLNDTNQRVGDLSGGLRRRVQLAQVLLGDDDLLLLDEPTNHLDIETIEWLTTFLKQAKKTVLFITHDRYFLDNVATRIFELDRASLTEYQGNYQDYVRLKAEQDERDAALRHKKEQLYKQELDWMRRQPQARATKQQARINRFHDLKSDLAHKSDDSNLEINFETSRIGKKVIEFKQVDFAYPTKTILSHFDLLVQNKDRIGIVGDNGRGKSTLLNLIAGQIQPTGGQLIVGETIRVGYFSQQNQGLDENKRVISFLQEVAEEAETNSGMVSIAELLEQFLFPRNTHGTLIQKLSGGEKKRLYLLKILLERPNVLLLDEPTNDLDIATLTVLEHFLQGFAGPVITVSHDRYFLDKVATKILAFEEEGVRTFFGNYTDYLDEKAFLASAAATATTPVKEKQEKVRDKQKRMSYFEKQEWATIEEDIATLEESIAEIEAAMQTCGSDFTRLSDLQKELDAQNEALLEKYERYEYLSELSEG